The Medicago truncatula cultivar Jemalong A17 chromosome 4, MtrunA17r5.0-ANR, whole genome shotgun sequence genome includes a region encoding these proteins:
- the LOC11421458 gene encoding serine/threonine-protein kinase-like protein CCR4: MAFHHKHLFISLYFFLSFILLPIINTLSTVSISHTSNSNQTLICVLQSQNQQKHSNLNCTSFSPSISFGTKLELNSNVSYSQIVGGNGFLCGLTSSSNSSNSIIVCWRFSNSSNSSTIVSFKRLYHGPVIEDIDSGNSHVCGLVKGNNGFRLECWQWRGFNSSSGMNMNMSNIAVGENFVCGLLENGKGNVVTCKGSNNRVVGNEPKNGGNYSVIEAGSNHVCAISNDGGLDCWGDMVGEKPKGRFISLALGENRSCALGYDGIVTCWGLNNFTLPLTLKNTFFESIVAKKSVFCGVLSSNYSLFCWGNEVFESKKVFDNVLPGPCKNQCPCGPLSDSAKLCVSPAIICKPCSPSFEIPTLPPSNPPSQMPENPSKSGTWSNKNVAFLVVGCVGCTSLLLVLSFFLYKYCKGTACKSSRVHDSGRLDDLDRENESQPRANHAVLEKRLSHVISMGNGGTLLEEISLQTLLEATNNFSEENKIGVGSFGSVYRAKLEDGKEVAIKRAEISSTSTSHANFGVTKRQEDTDSAFVNELESLSRLHHKNLVKLLGFYEDKNERILVYEYMNNGSLNDHLHKFQTSTIMSWSGRIKVALDAARGIEYLHKYAQPPIIHRDIKTSNILLDSKWVAKVSDFGLSLMGPEDEESHLSLLAAGTVGYMDPEYYRLQYLTSKSDVYSFGVVLLELLSGYKAIHKNENGVPRNVVDFVVPYIVQDEIHRILDTKLPPPTPFEIEAVTFVGYLACDCVRLEGRDRPNMSHVVNSLEKALEACLAQPIFCESTRTTSTNVSYE, encoded by the coding sequence ATGGCTTTTCACCATAAACActtgtttatttctttatattttttcctttcttttattcTTCTTCCTATCATAAACACACTTTCAACTGTTTCAATTTCTCATACttcaaattcaaaccaaactttaatttgtgttttacaatctcaaaaccaacaaaaacattcaaacctTAATTGTACTAGTTTTTCTCCTAGTATAAGTTTTGGTACTAAACTTGAACTGAATTCTAATGTTTCATATTCTCAAATTGTTGGTGGAAATGGTTTTTTATGTGGTttaacatcatcatcaaattcttcaaattcaatcatcGTATGTTGGAGATTTTCTAACTCTTCAAATTCAAGTACTATTGTTTCCTTTAAACGACTCTATCATGGACCCGTTATCGAAGATATCGATAGCGGGAATTCCCATGTCTGCGGACTCGTTAAAGGGAACAATGGTTTTCGCCTCGAGTGTTGGCAATGGAGAGGCTTCAATTCAAGCTCCGGGATGAACATGAACATGTCAAATATCGCGGTGGGAGAGAATTTTGTATGTGGGCTATTAGAAAATGGAAAAGGGAATGTTGTTACTTGCAAAGGAAGTAACAATAGAGTTGTTGGAAATGAACCAAAGAATGGTGGAAATTATTCTGTTATTGAAGCTGGTTCAAACCATGTTTGTGCTATCTCAAATGATGGTGGTTTGGATTGTTGGGGTGATATGGTTGGTGAGAAACCAAAGGGGAGATTCATTTCATTGGCTTTGGGGGAAAATAGAAGTTGTGCACTTGGGTATGATGGAATTGTTACTTGTTGGGGTTTGAATAATTTCACCTTGCCATTGACtctaaaaaacacattttttgaGTCAATTGTGGCTAAAAAGAGtgttttttgtggtgttttgtCTTCTAATTATTCTTTGTTTTGTTGGGGCAATGAAGTTTTTGAGTCAAAAAAAGTCTTTGATAATGTGCTTCCTGGACCTTGTAAGAATCAATGTCCATGTGGACCTTTATCAGATTCTGCTAAGCTTTGTGTCTCACCAGCCATCATTTGCAAACCTTGTTCACCATCATTTGAAATTCCAACATTACCACCTTCGAATCCACCGTCTCAAATGCCCGAAAATCCATCGAAAAGTGGTACATGGAGCAACAAAAATGTGGCATTTCTAGTAGTTGGATGTGTTGGTTGCACTTCCTTGTTACTAGTCCTGTCTTTCTTCCTTTACAAATACTGCAAAGGCACCGCGTGCAAGTCTAGTAGAGTTCATGACTCTGGAAGACTAGATGATCTCGATCGTGAAAACGAATCACAACCTCGAGCTAACCATGCGGTTCTCGAGAAGAGGTTAAGCCATGTAATCAGCATGGGAAATGGAGGTACCCTTTTGGAGGAAATTTCCCTTCAGACATTACTTGAAGCCACCAACAATTTCTCCGAAGAGAACAAAATTGGCGTCGGTAGCTTTGGTTCGGTGTATCGTGCAAAACTTGAAGATGGAAAAGAAGTTGCTATAAAGAGAGCTGAAATTTCATCAACTTCAACTTCTCATGCAAATTTTGGTGTCACCAAAAGACAAGAAGACACAGACAGTGCGTTTGTGAATGAACTTGAATCTTTATCAAGACTCCACCACAAAAACTTGGTCAAATTACTTGGTTTCTATGAAGACAAAAATGAGCGAATCTTAGTCTACGAATATATGAACAACGGAAGCTTAAACGACCATCTTCATAAGTTTCAAACTTCAACAATTATGTCATGGAGCGGTCGTATAAAAGTCGCTTTAGACGCGGCTAGGGGTATTGAATATTTACACAAATACGCTCAACCGCCAATTATTCACCGTGACATTAAAACATCAAACATTTTACTAGATTCAAAATGGGTCGCTAAAGTGTCCGATTTCGGGTTATCATTAATGGGTCCAGAAGACGAAGAGTCACATCTTTCGCTACTAGCGGCCGGAACCGTTGGTTACATGGATCCAGAATACTATAGGCTTCAATATTTAACATCAAAAAGTGATGTCTATAGTTTTGGTGTTGTTTTGTTAGAACTTTTAAGTGGGTACAAAGCCatacataaaaatgaaaatggtgTACCAAGAAATGTGGTTGATTTTGTGGTACCCTATATTGTTCAAGATGAGATTCATAGAATTTTGGACACAAAATTGCCACCACCAACACCATTTGAGATTGAGGCTGTGACATTTGTGGGCTATTTAGCTTGTGATTGTGTTCGTTTAGAAGGTAGAGATAGACCAAATATGAGTCATGTTGTGAATAGTTTAGAAAAAGCTCTTGAGGCATGTTTGGCACAGCCAATATTTTGTGAGTCAACTAGGACCACTAGTACCAATGTTTCTTATGAGTGA
- the LOC11429873 gene encoding adenylate kinase, chloroplastic — translation MGCNIMNFSTTSSSSSLKGLCSPIPNNNNHNQKNKLQKALSSSSSSSSSFSLRSSSSNVFSLRSSSSRPFSHSSMIVKAVAKTVEEPLHVMISGAPASGKGTQCHLITNKYGLVHVAAGDLLRAEIETGSENGKRAKEYMEKGQLVPDEIVVMMVKDRLLKPDSVENGWLLDGYPRSLSQATALKELGFKPDIFILLEVSEDILVERVVGRRLDPVTGKIYHLKYSPPETKEIADRLTQRFDDTEEKVKLRLNTHHQNVEAVLSMYKDITIKINGNSSQKEVFAQIDGALTTLLEQRKASSESMVA, via the exons ATGGGTTGCAATATCATGAATTTCTCTAccacttcttcttcatcttctttgaaGGGACTGTGCAGTCCAattccaaataataataatcataatcagAAGAATAAGCTACAAAAAgcgctttcatcttcttcttcttcttcttcttcattttcacttcgttcttcttcttcaaatgtCTTTTCTCTTCGTTCATCCTCTTCGCGACCCTTTTCTCATTCTTCTatg ATTGTGAAAGCGGTGGCGAAGACGGTGGAGGAGCCACTTCATGTTATGATTTCCGGTGCACCTGCTTCTGGTAAAGGAACTCAATGTCACCTTATCACCAATAAA TACGGTTTGGTGCATGTTGCTGCTGGAGATTTACTTAGGGCGGAAATTGAAACCGGAAGTGAAAATGGAAAGCGTGCGAAAGAATATATGGAGAAGGGACAGTTGGTCCCTGATGAAATAGTTGTCATG atgGTGAAAGATCGTCTCTTGAAGCCAGATTCTGTAGAGAATGGTTGGCTTTTGGATGGATATCCCAGGAGCTTATCGCAGGCTACTGCACttaaggaattagggtttaaacctgatatttttattcttctagAG GTCTCTGAAGATATTCTTGTGGAGAGAGTAGTTGGAAGGAGATTAGAtcctgttactgggaagatatATCATTTGAAGTATTCTCCTCcagaaacaaaagaaattgcAGATAGGCTCACCCAACGTTTTGATGATACTGAAGAGAAG GTAAAGTTGCGATTGAACACCCATCATCAAAATGTGGAGGCAGTCCTTTCCATGTATAAAGATATAACCATTAAG ATTAATGGAAATTCCTCTCAGAAGGAAGTATTTGCTCAAATTGATGGCGCACTTACAACTCTTCTAGAGCAAAGGAAAGCTTCTTCAGAATCTATGGTTGCATAG